A part of Oryctolagus cuniculus chromosome 4, mOryCun1.1, whole genome shotgun sequence genomic DNA contains:
- the LOC100347331 gene encoding RNA-binding motif protein, X-linked 2, giving the protein MGIQRCREWLSLPRGSIRQKWWMFSDRKWHVQSAGQGLGTFAGGGTGSGSRVCYILHRKRKQCAPTSSGRRVVGWSRCFVSHPADMNPLTKVKLVRELSEREAGMVPPKVSWHSMYRDSAWVFVGGLPYELTEGDILCVFSQYGEIVNIHLVRDKKTGKSRGFGFICYEDQRSTVLAVDNFNGIKIKGRTIRVDHASNYRPPRDSEDVDDVTRELREKGCGPQVPSASSSGGCRNEALPPQPKLEKGKGEDQREDCSRSYGSEGQAMPRQRPDFQRERRPRNQ; this is encoded by the coding sequence ATGGGAATCCAGCGCTGCAGAGAATGGCTTAGCCTACCGCGGGGCAGCATCCGCCAAAAATGGTGGATGTTTAGTGACAGAAAATGGCATGTGCAGAGTGCGGGGCAAGGACTTGGCACTTTTGCAGGGGGCGGTACTGGAAGCGGAAGCCGTGTGTGCTACATCCTCCACCGGAAGCGGAAGCAGTGTGCGCCTACATCTTCCGGAAGGCGAGTGGTAGGCTGGAGTCGTTGCTTTGTGTCCCACCCGGCGGACATGAATCCGTTAACCAAGGTGAAGCTGGTGAGAGAGTTGAGTGAAAGGGAAGCTGGCATGGTGCCACCTAAGGTGTCCTGGCACTCCATGTACCGGGACAGCGCTTGGGTCTTCGTGGGAGGGCTTCCGTATGAACTGACTGAAGGAGATATACTCTGTGTGTTCTCGCAGTACGGGGAGATCGTTAACATTCATCTCGTGCGGGATAAGAAGACAGGGAAGTCTAGGGGGTTTGGTTTCATCTGCTATGAAGATCAGAGGAGTACAGTTTTGGCCGTTGACAATTTTAATGGAATCAAGATCAAGGGAAGAACTATCCGGGTAGATCACGCGAGCAACTACCGCCCGCCTCGGGATTCAGAGGACGTAGACGACGTCACCAGGGAGCTGCGGGAGAAGGGCTGCGGGCCCCAGGTCCCCTCAGCGAGTTCATCTGGAGGCTGCAGGAACGAAGCGCTGCCACCGCAGCCCAAGCTAGAAAAAGGGAAGGGAGAAGACCAACGGGAGGACTGCTCTAGGAGTTACGGAAGTGAGGGCCAGGCGATGCCGCGACAGAGACCTGATTTCCAAAGGGAAAGACGCCCCAGGAACCAGTGA